A region from the Lemur catta isolate mLemCat1 chromosome 7, mLemCat1.pri, whole genome shotgun sequence genome encodes:
- the LOC123642097 gene encoding olfactory receptor 4B1, whose amino-acid sequence MLLATEEDNFPEPEDGEEPSRSRPCSKVECYPEKYHLGVQRLSLLHDLPPPNATLARTNNVTELIFTGLFQDPEVQRVCFVVFLPVYLATVVGNGLIVLTVSVSKSLQSPMYFFLSYLSLVEISYSSTVVPKFIRDLLAEIKTMSLEGCLAQIFFFHFLGVAEILLLVVMAYDRYVAICKPLHYMNIMSRQVCHLLVAGSWLGGFFHSVIQILVTIQLPFCGPNVIDHYFCDLLPLFKLACTDTFVEGLTVLANSGLISVCSLFILVSSYIVILVNLRKHSAEGRRKALSTCASHIMVVILFFGPAIFLYMRPSSTFTEDKLVAVFYTVITPMLNPIIYTLRNAEVKIAMRRLCSKKDSGMK is encoded by the exons ATGCTTCTTGCGACGGAGGAAGACAATTTTCCTGAGCCTGAGGACGGAGAAGAACCTTCACGTTCAAGGCCTTGCTCTAAGGTTGAATGTTATCCAGAGAAG TACCACTTGGGGGTCCAAA GGCTCTCTCTTCTCCACGATCTACCTCCTCCAAATGCTACCCTGGCCAGGACAAATAATGTGACTGAGTTAATTTTCACTGGCCTTTTCCAGGATCCGGAGGTGCAGAGAGTGTGCTTTGTGGTGTTTCTTCCTGTGTACCTGGCCACGGTGGTGGGCAATGGCCTCATCGTTTTGACGGTCAGCGTTAGTAAAAGTCTGCAGtcccccatgtacttcttccttaGCTACCTGTCCCTGGTGGAGATCAGTTACTCCTCCACTGTCGTCCCTAAATTCATCAGAGACTTACTTGCTGAGATTAAAACCATGTCCTTGGAGGGCTGTCTGGCTCAGATATTCTTCTTCCACTTCTTAGGGGTTGCTGAGATCCTTTTGCTTGTGgtgatggcctatgaccgctacGTGGCAATCTGCAAGCCTCTTCATTACATGAATATTATGAGTCGTCAAGTATGTCACCTTCTGGTGGCTGGTTCCTGGTTGGGAGGCTTTTTTCACTCCGTAATTCAGATTCTTGTCACCATCCAGTTGCCCTTTTGTGGTCCTAACGTGATTGACCACTACTTCTGTGACCTCCTGCCATTATTCAAGCTTGCCTGCACTGACACCTTTGTGGAGGGGCTGACTGTGTTGGCCAACAGTGGCTTAATTTCCGTGTGCTCCCTCTTTATCCTGGTGTCCTCCTATATCGTCATCCTGGTGAACTTGAGGAAACATTCTGCAGAGGGGAGGCGCAAAGCCCTCTCCACCTGTGCCTCTCACATCATGGtggtcattttgttttttggacCTGCCATCTTCCTCTACATGCGACCCTCCTCCACCTTTACGGAAGACAAACTTGTGGCTGTGTTCTACACAGTCATCACCCCCATGCTGAACCCCATCATCTACACGCTCAGGAATGCAGAGGTGAAAATCGCCATGAGAAGATTGTGCAGCAAAAAGGACTCAGGGATGAAGTGA
- the LOC123641768 gene encoding olfactory receptor 4X2-like → MANTHNVSEFIFLGLSPNQEVQRVCFVVFLLLYTAIVLGNFLIVLTVMSSRSLGYPMYFFLSYLSFVEICYSSTTVPKLISDLLAERKAISVWGCMTQLFFIHFFGGVEIFLLTVMAYDRYVAICKPLNYTTIMNRQVCAVFVGTAWVGGFVHSISQVLLIFHLPFCGPNVIDHYFCDVLPLLKLACSDTFRIGLLIVANGGALSVISFVVLLASYVVIFLHLRIRSSEGRHKALSTCGSHVTVVILFFGPCVFIYLRPSATLTVDKMVAVFYTVVTPLLNPVIYSLRNAEVKKAMKRLWIRTMKLDEK, encoded by the coding sequence ATGGCTAACACACACAATGTGAGTGAATTCATTTTTCTGGGACTTTCTCCCAACCAGGAGGTGCAGAGAGTTTGCTTTGTGGTATTTCTGCTCTTGTACACAGCAATTGTGCTGGGGAACTTTCTCATTGTGCTCACTGTCATGAGCAGCAGGAGTCTTGGTtaccccatgtacttcttcctcagCTACCTGTCCTTCGTGGAAATCTGCTACTCCTCCACTACAGTTCCCAAACTCATCTCAGATCTGCTGGCTGAAAGGAAAGCCATATCTGTGTGGGGCTGCATGACACAGCTTTTCTTCATCCACTTCTTTGGTGGTGTTGAGATTTTCCTGCTCACCgtgatggcctatgaccgctacgtggccatctgcaagcccctCAACTACACCACCATCATGAACCGGCAGGTGTGTGCTGTCTTCGTGGGAACAGCATGGGTGGGAGGCTTCGTGCATTCCATTTCCCAAGTCCttctcattttccacttgcccttCTGTGGCCCCAACGTGATTGACCACTATTTCTGTGACGTGCTTCCCCTTCTCAAACTTGCCTGCTCTGACACCTTCCGCATTGGTCTGCTGATTGTTGCCAATGGGGGAGCCCTGTCTGTCATCAGCTTTGTGGTCCTCTTAGCATCCTATGTGGTCATCTTCCTCCATCTGAGGATCCGGAGCTCGGAGGGGCGGCACAAAGCCCTCTCCACCTGTGGGTCCCATGTCACCGTGGTTATCTTGTTCTTTGGGCCCTGTGTCTTCATATACCTGAGGCCTTCTGCCACTCTGACTGTGGACAAGATGGTGGCCGTGTTCTACACAGTGGTAACCCCACTCCTCAACCCTGTCATCTACTCCCTGAGAAATGCTGAAGTGAAGAAGGCCATGAAGAGGCTGTGGATCAGGACAATGAAACTGGATGAGAAATAG